A genomic window from Tenebrio molitor chromosome X, icTenMoli1.1, whole genome shotgun sequence includes:
- the LOC138140328 gene encoding translocon-associated protein subunit gamma, giving the protein MSKSQNKGFTKEEELLLQDFSRNVSTKSSALFYGNALIVSAVPIWLFWRIHLIEIYSSLILFVVVTSIATYLLALAYKNTKFTLKHKIAVKREEAVTRDLSKKLSEDKKMSKKEKDERILWKKNEVADFEATTLSIFYNNALFLTIVIISSFYLLPSFTPPVNYTVSIGVTAGLLALLSTGSQ; this is encoded by the coding sequence atgtcgaaatccCAAAATAAAGGCTTCACAAAAGAAGAAGAATTGCTTCTGCAAGATTTTAGCAGAAACGTATCGACGAAATCTTCGGCTCTGTTTTATGGTAACGCGCTCATAGTTTCGGCTGTACCAATATGGTTATTTTGGAGGATACATTTGATTGAAATCTATTCATCTTTAATTCTATTTGTTGTGGTTACCTCGATTGCAACTTACCTCTTGGCACTGGCATACAAGAATACAAAATTTACCCTGAAGCACAAGATCGCTGTCAAGAGGGAAGAAGCTGTGACTAGGGATTTATCCAAGAAACTTTCAGAAGACAAGAAGATGAGCAAGAAGGAAAAAGATGAAAGAATCTTGTGGAAGAAGAATGAAGTTGCTGACTTTGAAGCCACCACGCTTTCAATCTTTTACAATAATGCATTGTTTTTGacaattgtaattatttctAGCTTCTATTTGCTGCCATCTTTTACACCTCCTGTTAACTATACTGTGTCCATCGGTGTAACAGCTGGATTGTTAGCCTTACTTTCTACTGGGTCTCAATAG